One part of the Aspergillus fumigatus Af293 chromosome 7, whole genome shotgun sequence genome encodes these proteins:
- a CDS encoding cytochrome P450 yields the protein MGLREEILARLTLSHVVLGLVAYVLLKFVYQIVYYHFFHPLSVFPGPFWGGVTRLWIAWHNLRETELPTVYALTKKYATRPNCRTSTIATPTRQDTTSPEVLARRSHCSTCDRIRRTQLFESTWRDLPQYSFTNVKKMEPLVDIRIQHWIDKLNEKFAQTGEIFDFSWWAVYMAYDIISEIGFGAPFGFVEQGQDVGGLIQGFHDGLPAFGLLARLHPFTSWMKTTFMKKYLVATPQDDSGIGVLMRFRDRLIDQRFRELETKKDIGRIDLLQTFIEARTEDGSPLDMEYLKAEVLLVLLAGADTTGTVFQALVHFLLTHRDAYRRLMEEIDAATAQGLISDPVPQYDEIVEHLPYYVACVRETLRLNPPAPNIFPRYVSEPGMDLYGKFAPAGTEISGNPWIMQRDKKLYGEDAEEFKPERWLDAERAKRYNKYSFTFGYGARVCLGRDIAMMELYKGPLQFFRRYHVQTVTDKPKARFVIKGGVGFYRDVWVTIDRRLPQKA from the exons ATGGGTCTTAGGGAAGAGATACTCGCCCGACTCACCTTGAGCCACGTGGTTCTAGGTCTTGTGGCGTATGTTTTGCTCAAATTCGTGTATCAGATTGTCTACTATCACTTTTTCCACCCGCTGTCTGTCTTCCCCGGGCCCTTCTGGGGAGGAGTGACCAGGCTTTGGATCGCATGGCACAACCTTCGCGAGACTGAGTTGCCAACCGTGTATGCTCTGACGAAGAAATATG CGACCCGACCAAACTGCCGGACATCTACCATCGCAACGCCGACAAGACAGGACACTACATCACCGGAAGTTTTGGCGAGACGGAGTCACTGTTCAACATGCGATCGCATAAGACGCACGCAGCTTTTCGAAAGCACCTGGCGGGACCT TCCGCAGTACAGTTTTACCAAcgtgaagaagatggagccTTTGGTGGACATTCGCATTCAACACTGGATCGACAAGCTCAACGAGAAATTCGCTCAGACAGGGGAGATTTTCGATTTCTCATGGTGGGCCGT CTACATGGCGTACGACATCATCAGCGAGATCGGCTTTGGCGCCCCCTTTGGCTTCGTCGAGCAGGGCCAGGATGTCGGCGGGCTCATTCAGGGTTTCCACGATGGTCTGCCGGCGTTCGGTCTCCTTGCTCGTCTGCACCCCTTCACCAGCTGGATGAAGACCACCTTCATGAAGAAGTACCTCGTCGCCACTCCCCAGGACGATTCGGGAATCGGCGTCCTCATGCGTTTCCGCGACCGCCTGATCGACCAACGGTTCCGCGAGCTCGAAACGAAGAAGGATATCGGTCGCATCGACCTCCTGCAGACCTTTATCGAGGCGCGCACCGAGGATGGGTCCCCGTTGGACATGGAGTATCTCAAAGCGgaggtgctgctggtgctgcttgCGGGCGCCGACACGACCGGTACCGTCTTTCAGGCCCTGGTGCACTTTCTGCTGACCCATCGCGACGCATACCGGCGTctgatggaggagattgacgCGGCAACGGCCCAGGGATTGATCTCGGACCCTGTCCCGCAGTACGACGAAATCGTGGAGCATCTTCCGTACTATGTGGCATGTGTTCGGGAGACGCTGCGGCTCAACCCCCCGGCTCCAAACATCTTCCCCCGGTATGTCTCCGAGCCTGGGATGGATCTATATGGCAAGTTCGCGCCAGCTGGGACCGAGATCTCGGGCAATCCATGGATTATGCAGCGAGACAAGAAGTTGTATGGAGAGGACGCGGAGGAGTTCAAGCCCGAGCGTTGGCTCGATGCCGAACGGGCCAAGCGGTACAACAAGTATAGCTTCACATTTGGGTACGGAGCGCGAGTGTGTCTGGGGAGGGATATTGCCATGATGGAGCTGTACAAAGGGCCATTGCAG TTCTTCCGCCGATACCATGTCCAGACCGTGACCGACAAACCAAAGGCTCGATTCGTGATCAAAGGAGGAGTCGGTTTCTATCGCGATGTATGGGTGACAATCGACCGTCGCCTGCCACAAAAGGCATAA
- a CDS encoding alpha/beta fold hydrolase codes for MAATKTIQVPHLGGITAGYALSNDRYDPAKPTCVLINSMCTTVSLYRDQFSDAALTDAMNLLAIEPLGHGSTSCPSEHFTYWDSAWMALQVMDQLGIDKAFALGTSQGGWIVTRMALLAPDRILGLMPLGTSMDYESADSRSKGCWDPVPVLKPFYEKWTSAVPTPDFLVDDVWCGMVGGIGFGASASEELSVFWTKTLKEVYRGDEGRKKVRMAVICLLSRDGLLLRLGDIKCPVYWLQGTEDTPFGKIVPAEQIKLFTSSPEAKLVMIEGGAHYLNATNPKEVNAALLEMVNKYK; via the exons atgGCAGCCACCAAGACTATCCAAGTGCCCCATCTGGGCGGCATCACCGCCGGTTATGCTCTATCCAACGACCGGTACGACCCCGCCAAGCCGACGTGCGTCCTGATCAACTCGATGTGTACGACCGTGTCCCTGTACCGCGATCAGTTCAGCGATGCCGCCCTCACGGACGCCATGAACCTGCTGGCCATTGAGCCCCTGGGCCACGGCTCGACCAGCTGCCCGTCGGAACACTTCACATACTGGGATTCGGCATGGATGGCGCTGCAGGTGATGGATCAACTCGGCATCGACAAGGCCTTTGCGCTGGGAACGAGCCAGGGAGGATGGATTGTGACGCGCATGGCCCTGTTGGCTCCCGACCGG ATCCTCGGGCTGATGCCATTGGGAACCTCGATGGATTACGAATCGGCCGACTCCCGATCGAAAGGGTGCTGGGACCCCGTCCCCGTCCTCAAGCCCTTCTACGAGAAATGGACCAGCGCTGTTCCGACGCCTGATTTCCTGGTCGATGACGTCTGGTGTGGCATGGTCGGTGGCATTGGGTTTGGCGCCAGTGCGTCGGAAGAGTTGAGTGTGTTCTGGACGAAGACCCTGAAGGAGGTCTACAGGGGAGACGAAGGCCGGAAGAAGGTCCGCATGGCGGTGATTTGCCTGTTGTCGCGCGATGGACTGCTGCTCAGACTGGGTGATATCAAGTGTCCCGTGTACTGGTTACAG GGCACCGAGGATACTCCATTCGGCAAAATAGTGCCAGCAGAGCAGATCAAGCTCTTCACCTCGTCGCCCGAGGCCAAACTGGTCATGATCGAAGGGGGAGCGCATTATCTGAATGCCACCAATCCAAAGGAGGTGAATGCGGCGCTATTGGAGATGGTGAACAAGTATAAGTGA